A genomic window from Paenibacillus sp. FSL K6-0276 includes:
- the serC gene encoding 3-phosphoserine/phosphohydroxythreonine transaminase: MNKRAYNFNAGPAALPLTVLERAQAEFVDFRESGMSIMEMSHRGAIYESVHNEAQERLLSLLGNPKGYKVLFVQGGASTQFAMIPMNLISEGQVGSYVMTGSWADKAFKEAKLVGGAHVAASSEDKKFVAIPELSSIKAADNAAYLHVTSNETIEGTQYAEFPDAGSIPLIADMSSDILCRPIDVNQFGMIYAGAQKNLGPSGVTVVIAKEELLAESPSNIPTIMRYSTHYKNNSLYNTPPSFSVYMVNEVLKWIEEQGGLAGIQSMNLEKAGLLYDHIDGSDGFYSGVAEKSSRSIMNVTFRMQSEELEKRFVKAAELEGFVGLKGHRSVGGLRASIYNAVPYESVKALSDFMNHFRQTQG; the protein is encoded by the coding sequence TTGAATAAGAGAGCATACAATTTTAATGCCGGACCGGCAGCATTGCCGCTTACGGTACTGGAACGCGCACAAGCGGAGTTTGTTGATTTCCGAGAGAGTGGAATGTCTATCATGGAGATGTCGCACCGTGGAGCAATCTACGAATCCGTGCATAATGAAGCGCAGGAACGTCTGCTTTCGCTCCTCGGCAATCCGAAGGGCTATAAGGTATTGTTCGTACAAGGTGGAGCAAGCACACAGTTTGCTATGATCCCTATGAACTTGATCTCTGAAGGCCAAGTAGGTAGTTATGTAATGACAGGGAGTTGGGCTGATAAGGCCTTTAAGGAAGCCAAATTGGTTGGAGGTGCTCATGTAGCTGCTTCTTCAGAAGATAAGAAATTCGTAGCGATTCCTGAGTTAAGCTCGATCAAGGCTGCGGATAATGCTGCTTACCTTCATGTAACTTCCAATGAGACCATCGAAGGAACGCAATATGCGGAATTCCCGGATGCTGGCTCGATCCCGCTAATTGCAGATATGTCTAGTGATATTCTATGTCGTCCAATCGATGTAAATCAATTCGGAATGATCTATGCTGGAGCACAGAAGAATCTCGGTCCTTCTGGCGTGACGGTGGTTATCGCTAAAGAAGAATTGCTTGCAGAATCACCTTCTAACATTCCTACAATTATGCGTTACAGTACTCATTATAAAAATAACTCTCTTTACAATACACCTCCATCTTTCTCAGTATACATGGTTAACGAAGTATTAAAATGGATCGAGGAGCAAGGTGGTTTAGCTGGCATCCAATCCATGAACCTTGAAAAAGCGGGTCTGTTATACGATCACATCGATGGAAGTGACGGCTTCTACAGTGGCGTTGCTGAGAAGAGCAGCCGCTCCATTATGAACGTTACCTTCCGGATGCAATCGGAAGAACTCGAAAAACGGTTTGTTAAAGCCGCTGAACTGGAAGGTTTTGTCGGCTTAAAGGGACATCGCAGTGTGGGTGGCTTGCGCGCTTCCATTTACAACGCAGTTCCTTACGAAAGTGTAAAAGCACTTTCCGATTTCATGAACCATTTCCGGCAAACTCAAGGTTAA
- the trmL gene encoding tRNA (uridine(34)/cytosine(34)/5-carboxymethylaminomethyluridine(34)-2'-O)-methyltransferase TrmL, with protein MALHIVLVEPEIPANTGNIARTCAATGTHLHLVRPLGFRTDDATLKRAGLDYWHAVTIEYHDSFAEVLEKYSEGRFFYATTKAEKRYCDFDFQDGDFFVFGKETKGLSAEILEAGKETKMRMPMSDAVRSLNLSNSAAIIVYEALRQLDFPNLV; from the coding sequence ATGGCACTCCATATCGTACTAGTTGAGCCGGAAATTCCGGCCAATACCGGTAATATTGCACGTACTTGCGCCGCAACAGGCACTCATCTTCACCTGGTTCGTCCACTCGGATTCCGTACAGACGATGCTACACTGAAAAGAGCAGGACTTGATTACTGGCATGCCGTTACTATTGAATATCATGACTCCTTTGCTGAGGTATTGGAAAAATATAGTGAGGGACGTTTTTTTTACGCAACGACGAAAGCAGAGAAGAGATATTGCGACTTTGACTTTCAAGATGGAGACTTCTTTGTCTTTGGTAAAGAAACTAAAGGTCTTTCTGCTGAAATTCTGGAAGCAGGTAAAGAAACGAAAATGCGCATGCCAATGAGTGATGCCGTGAGATCGCTGAATTTATCGAATTCTGCGGCTATTATTGTATATGAAGCACTTCGACAACTAGATTTTCCTAATCTTGTTTAG